A single genomic interval of Armigeres subalbatus isolate Guangzhou_Male chromosome 1, GZ_Asu_2, whole genome shotgun sequence harbors:
- the LOC134206861 gene encoding uncharacterized protein LOC134206861: MSEFRKSYELTYTCQSCDLPDQAEHRMIACDHCGKWQHLCCAGVDPTIRDFSKITFTCGSCKLKRPSTKSGSRLNVPPTDRSTRSSAKKSGAAKVPSVALSERSVLEAQLKVMEQQQQLEERELTEKAEIQQREIDEMQRNIEDRRTLLEAERKLRELQLTKDKEMQIRQQEIRKQSLEKKSALIRQIAETSSRSDSIADTQDRVAKWLDSAAEVPDPSHELQNFVAQPEHRQHRFSHALPNNGNLAGQLLHQQQPSYLRLPVLTAEQIAARQVLGKELPVFSGNPEDWPVLQAVSSSPLACGYTDAENLIRLQRCLRGHALEAVKSRLLLPTSVPNVIQTLRTLYGRPDLLIRSLITKIHRVPPPRQDKLETLMEFGLAVQNLVDHLVGAHQENHLSNPVLLQELVEKLPGSLKLSWVVYKNQDPVVTLATFGSFMSQLVSAASEVTSEIPAFNRTTRSDNQRGRERGMLQTHYSKLHQPSSSNQASNSCKDSQKAGKVCAVCAKEGHRVGDCSQFNTMNIEEKWQIVQKKGLCRICLNNHGKWPCKSWKGCGVTGCSLKHHTSLHNSNPGPHFLNVSSSHFVSNIEEFPLFRIQPVVLAANGTSLTVFAFIDEGSSLTLLEASIAKQLGVRGQKEPLTLLWTGNMSREESKSQRIEIGIVGSGSGSPTHSMQAHTVDSLVLPTQTLRYRDLCHQFPHLRGLPLEDYENAQPKLLIGIDNLRLAVPLKVREGGRRDPIAAKCRLGWGIYGCAPKFSSRVVPVNFHLAATSDPDRELNEQLRDYFTLDSVDYGLHLVESEEDKRARRIMQETTRRTSSGFETGLLWRADEVEFPESYAMAVRRLHSLERKLGQDEILLNSVQQLIWDYERKGYAHKATMQELDSMDPKRTWFLPLGVVKNPQKPKKTRPIWDAAAKSHEVSFNSKHLKGPVLLTPMITVLSHFRQFPVANLHIAARSIILMFPLA; encoded by the exons ATGTCGGAGTTTCGAAAGAGTTATGAGCTCACCTACACTTGCCAATCATGTGACCTGCCGGATCAAGCCGAACATCGTATGATAGCCTGTGATCACTGTGGCAAATGGCAGCATCTTTGTTGCGCCGGAGTTGATCCCACGATCagagatttttcaaaaataacattCACGTGTGGTAGCTGTAAGCTCAAGCGTCCTTCCACCAAAAGTGGATCCCGTCTTAATGTCCCGCCGACGGATAGATCCACACGATCCTCTGCTAAAAAGAGCGGCGCTGCAAAGGTACCCAGTGTAGCGTTGAGTGAAAGATCTGTACTTGAAGCCCAACTCAAGGTCAtggaacaacaacaacaactagAAGAGCGGGAGCTAACAGAAAAAGCCGAGATTCAACAACGAGAAATCGATGAAATGCAGCGAAACATCGAAGACCGTAGGACCTTGTTAGAAGCGGAAAGAAAACTGCGAGAACTGCAATTGACGAAAGATAAGGAAATGCAGATACGGCAGCAAGAAATCCGAAAGCAATCCCTCGAGAAAAAAAGCGCGCTTATTCGCCAAATAGCTGAAACCAGCAGTAGGAGTGATTCAATCGCCGATACTCAGGACAGAGTAGCAAAATGGCTCGACTCGGCTGCGGAAGTTCCCGATC CTAGTCACGAGTTACAAAATTTCGTTGCGCAACCGGAACACAGACAGCATCGGTTCTCACATGCGTTACCAAATAACGGAAACCTAGCTGGACAATTGCTACATCAACAACAGCCGTCATACCTTCGCTTACCAGTACTCACAGCGGAGCAAATTGCTGCTCGTCAAGTACTTGGGAAAGAGCTTCCGGTCTTTAGCGGGAACCCCGAGGATTGGCCAGTTTTGCAAGCAGTTTCGAGCAGTCCACTAGCTTGCGGCTACACCGACGCCGAAAATTTGATACGTCTTCAGAGATGCTTGCGGGGTCATGCCCTAGAGGCCGTCAAGAGTCGCCTACTGCTGCCAACTAGTGTTCCCAACGTCATTCAAACTTTGCGCACATTGTACGGAAGACCCGATCTACTGATTCGGTCATTGATAACCAAAATTCATCGAGTTCCACCGCCTCGTCAAGATAAACTGGAAACACTTATGGAATTTGGCCTGGCTGTGCAAAACCTAGTGGATCATCTCGTTGGGGCACATCAGGAGAATCACCTCTCAAACCCAGTGCTCCTGCAGGAACTTGTTGAGAAACTGCCGGGTTCTCTCAAGCTAAGCTGGGTGGTGTACAAAAACCAAGATCCTGTAGTCACCTTGGCTACCTTTGGGAGCTTCATGTCCCAGTTGGTATCAGCTGCAAGCGAAGTCACATCAGAAATACCGGCGTTCAACAGGACAACACGGAGCGACAACCAGAGGGGACGAGAAAGGGGTATGCTGCAAACACACTACTCCAAACTTCATCAGCCCAGTTCCAGTAATCAAGCGAGTAATAGTTGTAAAGATAGCCAGAAAGCAGGTAAGGTGTGTGCTGTGTGTGCTAAAGAAGGTCATCGTGTAGGAGATTGTTCGCAGTTTAACACaatgaatattgaagaaaaatggCAAATAGTTCAGAAGAAAGGTCTATGCCGAATCTGCCTCAACAACCACGGTAAATGGCCATGTAAATCGTGGAAAGGATGCGGTGTAACCGGTTGTTCATTGAAACATCACACTTCGTTGCATAATTCAAACCCAGGTCCACATTTTCTCAATGTTTCATCAAGTCACTTCGTATCCAACATCGAGGAATTTCCCTTATTCCGCATCCAACCAGTGGTCTTAGCTGCAAATGGAACGTCGCTTACTGTCTTTGCCTTCATAGATGAAGGTTCATCTCTGACCCTTCTTGAAGCCAGCATTGCCAAACAATTAGGAGTTCGTGGTCAGAAGGAGCCTCTTACGCTTCTGTGGACAGGGAATATGAGTCGTGAGGAATCGAAGTCTCAACGAATAGAAATTGGAATAGTCGGTTCGGGTTCTGGCTCTCCAACACATTCTATGCAGGCTCACACAGTTGATAGTCTAGTCCTCCCAACACAAACATTGCGATACAGGGATCTCTGCCATCAGTTTCCACACTTACGAGGTTTACCTTTAGAAGATTACGAGAATGCTCAACCGAAGCTACTCATAGGGATTGACAATTTACGTTTGGCTGTACCCCTTAAAGTTCgcgaaggaggaagaagagatCCAATCGCCGCCAAATGTCGTCTGGGTTGGGGCATTTATGGATGTGCTCCCAAATTTTCTTCAAGAGTGGTTCCTGTCAATTTCCATCTCGCAGCTACGTCAGATCCTGACCGCGAACTGAACGAGCAACTTCGAGATTACTTTACGTTAGACTCAGTGGATTATGGGCTCCATTTAGTAGAATCAGAGGAGGATAAAAGGGCACGGCGGATTATGCAAGAAACAACACGCAGAACTTCTTCAGGTTTTGAAACAGGGCTCCTCTGGAGAGCAGATGAGGTGGAGTTTCCTGAAAGTTATGCAATGGCGGTACGTCGTCTCCATTCACTCGAGCGAAAGTTAGGACAGGATGAAATACTACTAAATTCCGTTCAACAGCTAATTTGGGATTATGAGCGTAAAGGATACGCACATAAGGCGACCATGCAGGAGCTAGACTCTATGGACCCAAAACGAACGTGGTTTCTCCCCTTGGGTGTCGTTAAAAACCCCCAAAAACCTAAGAAAACAAGACCGATCTGGGATGCTGCAGCCAAATCCCACGAGGTATCCTTCAACTCTAAACATCTTAAGGGACCCGTTCTGTTGACGCCGATGATAACAGTACTGAGTCATTTCCGTCAGTTTCCGGTAGCAAATCTCCATATCGCTGCCAGATCGATCATCCTAATGTTTCCTCTGGCGTGA
- the LOC134206860 gene encoding uncharacterized protein LOC134206860, whose translation MKWLPNDDTFIFTFDMRSDLKPILEHGYVPTKREVLKVVMSLFDPLGLLSFFLVHGKVLIQDIWAAGITWDEIIGEQLYVRWQQWINLFPELCNLRIPRCYFRESLPKELKTLELHVFVDASGSAYACAAYFRLETGNQVQVALVIAKTKVTPIKTLSIPRLELKAAVLGVHLVEAIQNHHKLHITRKILWSDSTTVLAWIRSDHRRYRKFVAIRIGEILTASSPEEWRWVPSEMNVADKATKWHNGPNFNQNNPWFCGPTFLKKPETHWPKPPQSFTTKEELRPNQVHWLSVPLVDTTRFSKWTTLHRMMAYVFRFKINLRRKQCSQNTETGPLNQDELKKAEESLWRMAQREAFHDEIKVLRLTQGSAEARHGIVKKSSSIYKACPYMDNQGILRVRGRIAACPFASFEAKFPCILPRNHRITQLIVDWYHRRYRHANRETVVNELRQRFDIAKLRALVEKIEKQCLICRIKKASCRAPLMAALPLARLQAYIKPFTAVSLDYFGPILVKVGRSQVKRWVALFTCLSINGRP comes from the coding sequence ATGAAATGGCTGccaaacgatgatactttcatctTTACCTTTGATATGCGCAGTGACCTAAAACCGATTTTGGAACATGGCTACGTCCCTACCAAACGGGAAGTGTTGAAGGTGGTCATGAGTCTTTTTGACCCGTTAGGCTTGTTATCATTTTTCTTGGTACATGGCAAAGTTCTTATCCAAGATATTTGGGCTGCGGGCATTACATGGGACGAAATAATCGGAGAACAGTTGTACGTACGGTGGCAGCAGTGGATCAACTTGTTTCCAGAATTATGCAATCTTAGAATACCGCGATGCTATTTCCGAGAATCACTCCCAAAGGAACTGAAAACCCTAGAGTTGCATGTTTTCGTAGATGCAAGTGGTTCGGCTTATGCATGCGCTGCATACTTTCGCCTGGAAACTGGAAATCAGGTTCAAGTTGCTTTGGTTATTGCTAAAACGAAGGTAACTCCAATAAAGACGTTGTCCATTCCTCGGCTTGAGCTGAAGGCGGCAGTTCTGGGGGTACATCTGGTGGAGGCGATTCAAAACCACCACAAGCTCCATAttacacggaaaattctttggagcgATTCGACAACAGTTTTGGCGTGGATCCGATCAGACCATCGCCGGTATCGAAAATTCGTCGCAATACGCATTGGTGAAATTCTTACGGCAAGCAGTCCAGAAGAATGGCGTTGGGTACCCTCCGAAATGAATGTCGCTGATAAAGCTACCAAATGGCATAATGGGCCAAACTTCAATCAAAACAATCCCTGGTTTTGCGGCCCCACGTTCCTGAAAAAGCCAGAGACACACTGGCCAAAACCTCCTCAATCCTTCACTACAAAGGAGGAGTTGCGTCCAAATCAGGTTCACTGGTTGTCTGTTCCACTAGTAGATACCACAAGGTTCAGCAAGTGGACCACGCTCCACCGTATGATGGCTTACGTGTTTCGGTTTAAAATCAATCTTCGACGAAAGCAATGTAGCCAAAATACCGAAACAGGACCATTGAATCAAGATGAGCTGAAGAAAGCTGAAGAAAGTCTTTGGCGAATGGCACAAAGGGAAGCATTCcatgacgaaatcaaggttctaCGGTTGACACAAGGATCCGCCGAAGCACGACACGGTATTGTAAAGAAGTCAAGCTCGATCTACAAAGCATGTCCATATATGGACAAccaaggaattctcagagtGCGAGGTCGTATTGCAGCATGCCCCTTTGCGTCTTTTGAGGCTAAGTTCCCTTGTATTCTACCGAGAAATCATCGTATCACGCAACTTATCGTGGATTGGTACCACCGCCGTTATCGCCATGCGAACCGTGAGACGGTGGTGAATGAATTAAGACAACGGTTCGATATTGCTAAACTCAGAGCCTTGgtagaaaaaatagaaaaacagTGCTTGATCTGTCgcataaagaaggcatcatgTCGTGCACCGCTTATGGCTGCATTACCGCTTGCAAGACTACAGGCTTACATCAAACCATTTACGGCAGTCAGCCTCGATTACTTCGGTCCTATATTGGTAAAGGTTGGGAGATCCCAAGTGAAACGATGGGTAGCACTTTTTACCTGCTTGTCAATCAATGGTCGTCCATAG